A genomic segment from Anticarsia gemmatalis isolate Benzon Research Colony breed Stoneville strain chromosome 14, ilAntGemm2 primary, whole genome shotgun sequence encodes:
- the LOC142978362 gene encoding uncharacterized protein LOC142978362, with protein MSFINHYKDALCRAFDIIQSNNCTLITLSKMFKIFFVACMLALAVAEPKPNPALLYSAYTAPVAAAYTAPVAAAYTAPLAYSAYTAPVAAYSAYPYAAPYSAAYLLK; from the exons ATGTCCTTCATCAATCACTATAAAGATGCATTGTGCAGAGCCTTTGATATCATTCAGTCCAACAACTGTACACTGATAACACTATCCAAAATGTTCAAGATT TTCTTCGTCGCTTGCATGCTGGCTTTGGCGGTGGCCGAGCCCAAGCCCAACCCCGCGTTGTTGTACAGCGCGTACACGGCGCCAGTAGCGGCGGCGTACACCGCGCCGGTGGCGGCCGCGTACACCGCGCCCCTCGCCTACTCCGCGTACACCGCTCCCGTCGCTGCCTACTCCGCCTACCCATACGCCGCCCCCTACTCCGCTGCTTACCTTCTGAAATAA
- the LOC142978363 gene encoding uncharacterized protein LOC142978363: MFKLFFVACMLALVAAEPKPKPGVFYSAYTAPVAAAYTAPVAAAYTAPLAYSAYTAPVAAYSAYTYASPYSAYYLR; this comes from the exons ATGTTCAAACTT ttCTTCGTTGCTTGCATGTTGGCGCTGGTGGCTGCTGAGCCCAAACCCAAGCCAGGAGTATTCTACAGCGCGTACACGGCGCCAGTGGCGGCGGCGTACACCGCGCCGGTGGCGGCCGCGTACACCGCGCCCCTCGCCTACTCCGCGTACACCGCTCCCGTCGCTGCCTACTCCGCCTACACATACGCCTCACCCTACTCCGCCTACTACCTGCGCTGA
- the LOC142978299 gene encoding uncharacterized protein LOC142978299, with amino-acid sequence MFKLVIFAAFFAIAAAKPGIHSVAYPAPLAYTAPVAAAYTAPLTYAAPYAAPYAAAYTAPVAAAYTAAYTAPVAAAYTAPVAAAYSAPLVAAAYKAPVALLK; translated from the exons ATGTTCAAGctg gTGATCTTTGCTGCCTTCTTCGCCATCGCGGCCGCTAAGCCCGGTATCCACTCTGTGGCTTACCCCGCTCCCTTGGCGTACACAGCTCCCGTGGCAGCGGCTTACACCGCGCCCCTGACATACGCTGCTCCTTACGCTGCCCCTTACGCTGCGGCTTACACAGCTCCCGTCGCCGCCGCATACACTGCAGCTTATACAGCTCCCGTGGCCGCTGCTTACACCGCTCCCGTTGCTGCCGCGTACTCCGCTCCTCTCGTCGCTGCGGCTTACAAAGCTCCCGTTGCGCTCTTGAAGTAA
- the LOC142978300 gene encoding uncharacterized protein LOC142978300: MFKYLIFVALLAFASAKPLVVSYAAPVAAAYTAPVAAAYTAPVAYSAYSAYSPYYSAYTYASPYSYYL; this comes from the exons ATGTTCAAAtac TTGATCTTCGTCGCTCTCCTGGCTTTCGCCTCAGCGAAGCCTTTGGTAGTGAGCTACGCTGCCCCTGTGGCTGCGGCATACACCGCGCCGGTAGCAGCCGCGTACACCGCTCCCGTCGCCTACTCAGCCTACAGCGCGTATTCGCCCTACTACTCTGCTTACACTTATGCCTCCCCATACTCTTACTACCTATAA